The Tamandua tetradactyla isolate mTamTet1 chromosome 8, mTamTet1.pri, whole genome shotgun sequence genome includes a window with the following:
- the LOC143644978 gene encoding LOW QUALITY PROTEIN: olfactory receptor 8C8-like (The sequence of the model RefSeq protein was modified relative to this genomic sequence to represent the inferred CDS: substituted 1 base at 1 genomic stop codon): MKXMAGENDSSVTEFILMGLTDQPELQLPLFFLFLVNYMVTIVGNLSLTNLICLNSHLHTPMYFFLFNLSLIDFCYSFVFTPKLLMTFNSERNISFAGCMAQLFFFCFFVNSECYVLTAMAYDRYMAICKPLLYTVTMSPRVCLLLMSASYMMGFAGAMAQTGCMIRLTFCDSNIINHYMCDIFPLLQLSCSSTYANELVASIIVGTVIIISSAIIFISYALILFNILHMSSAKGWSKALGTCGSHLITVGLFYGSGLLAYVKPSSAGSLGQEKFFSVLYTNVVPMLNPLIYSLRNKDVKLALKRTLKRITNRAEPVVPL, from the coding sequence ATGAAGTGAATGGCTGGGGAAAATGACTCTTCTGTGACTGAGTTTATCCTGATGGGGTTAACAGACCAACCTGAGCTCCAGCTGCCCCTGTTTTTTCTGTTCTTGGTGAACTATATGGTCACCATAGTGGGGAATTTGAGCTTAACAAATCTTATTTGCCTCAATTCCCACCTTCACACTCCtatgtactttttcctcttcaATCTGTCACTCATTGATTTCTGTTATTCATTTGTCTTTACCCCCAAACTACTCATGACCTTTAATTCAGAGAGGAATATCTCCTTTGCAGGATGCATGGCCCAactatttttcttctgcttctttgtcAATTCTGAGTGCTATGTGCTGACAGCCATGGCCTACGATCGCTATATGGCCATCTGTAAGCCCCTGCTGTACACTGTCACCATGTCCCCTCGGGTATGTTTGCTGCTGATGTCTGCTTCATACATGATGGGGTTTGCAGGTGCGATGGCTCAAACTGGGTGCATGATCAGGCTGACGTTTTGTGATTCCAACATCATCAACCACTATATGTGTGACATCTTCCCCCTGCTCCAGCTCTCCTGCAGCAGCACCTATGCCAATGAGCTTGTGGCTTCTATTATTGTGGGTACAGTTATCATAATATCAAGTGCCATTATCTTTATCTCTTATGCTTTGATTCTTTTCAATATCCTTCACATGTCATCAGCTAAGGGCTGGTCCAAAGCCTTAGGTACCTGTGGCTCCCACTTAATTACTGTTGGCCTTTTCTATGGATCTGGGCTGCTTGCTTATGTTAAGCCATCGTCTGCTGGGTCTTTGGGTCAGGAGAAATTTTTCTCAGTGCTTTATACTAATGTAGTGCCCATGCTGAACCCCCTTATCTATAGCCTGAGGAACAAGGATGTCAAACTTGCTCTGAAGAGAACCCTGAAGAGAATAACAAACAGAGCAGAACCAGTGGTGCCGCTTTAG